The genomic DNA AGTGAATATCCACCAGATGATCCCAGTGGATATTGGCAGGGATATCACTGAGCCCTCCGTTATACCCAGCGCTGGAGACATTACGGAACCCGGTGAGTATAGAAGGCTGATTCGCCAATGGGGCGGGAACCGTACACTCATACGTGCCGTCGCCCTTAGTGTGGCCGAGAAGCTCCTGTTCAGCGTGGCAGGAAAAACACAGCTTAAAGTCATCGCTCCGATATCCACATCCGTCGTTTGCTGCCGGAATCAGGAAAGGCTCGCTGCCATCCGGCATCCGCTTAAGTCGATACCCCTGCCGGTAGTTATTTAATACAGCTCGATAGGTCCGCTTCCCGTCAAAATTATGGCTTACTGACAGGTCATGACAACCATCGCACTCCACCACTTTGGCCCCGTGGCCAGAGACATAGTAACCGTACGTCGCATTATTGCCGGCAAAGTCGCGAGGCTTATAAGTCGATCCCGCAGGAATAGAGGAAGACCCGGAATCGTGACAGGTGACACACCATTTTTCCTTACCGGCGGCAAGAGTCACCCCGCTATAAATACCGGCTGATTTCAACGAATTGTAGCGCCAATTGGCTTTGGCTCCGACCACAGAATCATTCACCCCGTCAAAGGGACCATCAGGACTGTGACAACTGTTGCAGACATCGGTTTCAGCAAGGCTTATTCGACCGTCGCCATTGGCATCGATTCCAGACTTAAAGGAAGGGAACATGGCGGTGTTGTGACAAGAATCACAGGCAAGCTGTGGCCCTCGCAAATCATCGGCATCATTTTCCGTATGGGTAGAATGGCTTTGATACGTGCCTTTTCCCAACTGACCGTTACCTCCCCAACCACTGTCATGGCCGTGGCAGGATTCACACCCTGTGCCGGTGGCTCCACTACCGGCGTGACCAAACCCACTCTCATGCTGATGACACTTCCGACATGGCTCCTGGAAATGACCGCCAGAGGCTGGCTGATAATACTTGGTCTCCGTGTGGCACACCTGGCAGATTCCTTGCGGCTCCAACTGATCCGGCCTCAGATCAACCGGACCGCCGGCCAACGGTGTGCCGTCCTGAGCCGTAAACAGGGTTGCTGCATCAAAAAATTTCACTGATCTCCGCGCCCCGCTCGGAATCTGCACCTGATTCCGGATGAGCTGCCCATAAATTAGACCAAAAGACTTACCGGCCATGGATGGATCAAAGTTGCCTCTAACCGTAATGAGGGTATCCGGCACCTCCTGGACTGACATGATTTCAAAGACCATCAAATTATCACCGACATCGATAACCACATGCAAACCACGTCCCGAACCAGTTTTTGCTGACCAAGAGGCGGTATCCTGCCACGCCGGCGAAACGGCACGGTCAAGTCGATACTCAAAGGTAGTAGTATCGGCGTCAGAAAAGACACTGACGATAGTCCCGCGAGTGATATACAGCTGATCGCCATCAGTTGCCGCATAGCTAAGCTGGCTCTGCAGATGAGGATCGTGACAGACCGTGCAGCCCTCAGTCCAGAGACCGTCATGATATTTGGCGGAACCTATGGCGGCGGCGCTATGACCGACCACAGCAGGAGCTGAACCAGAGTTATCATGACAGGTCATGCACAGGGTGTTAACAATGGCGCCATAGGTAAGATCGGGCAGATTATCTACCGGCGAATATTGCCACCACATCGAATAGGTATGACAAGTTCCGCATGAGATTCCATTTGTCTGGTCATGCGGGGGATCGATTACTGACGCCCGAGCAGTCCCCCCTCCTAAAAAAACCGCCAACACTACTGCTATTGCTCTTCTTTTCATGAGCTGCCCATTTATTGAAATTTCACCGACGCACTTTATCTTGATCCAGACAATATACTCCCATTCATCCTTTCAACAAATAGGCACTACTACCAACTAATATTAGTTTCCTGCTAGTCTAGTTGCAATTCATATCCATTAATAAAATCGCACCGTCAACAACGGAAAGACCCTGGCATCGAACAGGCAAGGTTAATTTTCTACTCTTCATCCATTTTTTTGTTGTGATCATTACACTGAAAGGGGTATGTTTAAGAGCTGTTTTCCGACACATCATCTCCCCAAATAACGCAACAAACCCCGCTGGCACGAAGTCCCTTCTTGACAGGATTCCGCAAGCCCAACATGGTGCAAAAAGAGGAATAAGCATGACCGAACATTCCGTGTTTTCAAAAAAACATGCCGACACTATGGCTCAGGACAAACGAGCCATCCTTGAAGAGTTGAACCTGCCACCGGAGGCAATCAAGTTCCTCCGTGAAAACAGCAAAACCATCCAGATTGTGCTGGCTGTGACGATTATTGCAATCCTTGGCTGGGAAGGATATGGAAAATATACGAACACGCAACGAAATCGCTCAGCAGATATGTTGTACCAAGCGATGAGGGTTGATAATGATCAACGTATCACCCAACTCAAGGCCCTTTCTGCCAAGTATGGTACCCGTGGCAGTGGTCTGTGGGGAATAATCGAACAAGGTCACCTGGCATTTAAGGAGGGGAACTTTCAAGAGGCTGCTTCTCTCTACGAATCAACACTTGCTTCAACATCTGCAGAAAACCCACTCTTCCCTTTAGCTCAATTCAATCTGGCTCAGGCATACGAGAATTTACAAGATCAAGCCAAAGCCAAAGCAACATACCAGAAATTAGCCGAGATCAAAGGGTTCGCCGGAGAGGCAATGTTGGGACTTGCCAGAATCGCCGAGATTGAAGGCACGCCGGATGAAGCCCGCACCAAATACCAGTCATACATTGATCTTCCGGAGACTAAAGATGGCCCCACCAAAGAGTGGGCACAAAACAAGGTCCACACCCTGACCAAGAAAAAGTAACAATAATCCGGGTTGTTACCCTCTCGCCATGGAAATAATCAACACCGTGCCCGCCATGACCGCCTGGTCCAACCAGCGGATCAAGGCAGGCGCATCAATTGCCTTGATCCCAACCATGGGCTGCCTGCATGAGGGCCATCAAGCCCTTATCAATGAGGCTGCGCGCCGAGCGGACGAAGTTGTGGTGTCGATCTTTGTCAACCCCCTCCAATTTGGCCCAAACGAAGATTTCTCCCGATACCCGCGTCCCTTTGACAACGACTGCGCAATCCTATCAGCTCTCAAGACCAGCGTTCTGTTCGCTCCAGAGGCACAACTATTCTACCCCGAAGGCTTCACCACCTCTGTCGCAGTCCAGGGACTGACCGACGGTCTGTGCGGAGCCACAAGGCCGGGGCATTTCACCGGAGTAACCACGGTGGTGGCCAAGCTTTTCAATAGTGTCAAACCCACTGTGGCGCTCTTTGGCAAGAAGGACCTGCAGCAACTCGCTGCAATCAAGGCCATGGTTCGGGACCTGAATTTCGACATCGACATCATCGGCCACCCTATTGTCCGCGACGCAGACGGCCTGGCCTTAAGTTCACGAAACCGTTATTTGACCATTACTGAACGAAGTTCCGCCCTCTGCCTCACCAAAGCGATGACCAGTGCGCGACAATGGGTTACTCAAGGAATGACGGACTGCTGCATAATCCTTGACCGGTTGCGGGATCAAATTACCACCGACCCAGCAGTAACAATCGATTACCTTACCATTGTCCAAGAAAGCAATCTCGCTCCACAAACTAAGACCGATCATCAATCAATCCTGGCCATGGCAATTAAAATCGGCTCAACCAGACTGATTGACAATGACCATCTGATCCCAGAGGAATAACTTCATGCAGCGCTACATGTTAAAATCGAAACTCCACCGGGCCACCATTACCGAGGCCAACCTGAATTACGAAGGCAGCCTGACCATTGACCGGACCCTGATGGACGCAGTGGGGCTGATCCCCTTCGAAAAGATAAAGGTTTACAACATCAATAACGGTGAACGCTTTGACACCTACGTCATTGAAGGCAAGCCCGGCTCTGGACATATCTGCTTAAATGGCGCGGCAGCCAGGAAAGGGCTGGTTGGAGATCTGATCATCATCGTCAGTTATGCCCTGTATCCTGAGGAAGAACTGGTCAACTTCCGGCCTGCCATCGTTAATTTAAACCCAGACAACACCATCAAAGGTCTCTGCGCCTGCTAAAACGGCTCACTGTAACTGCACCAATCAATCTCTACCCCCCAGCAACTCTCCCCTTGGCCCCCTATGTTTCTGATTGTCACGGCTACAGAACAAGAGATGGCACCAATCACCCGACACCTAACCGGCAGATCAGGGTGGACCTCTTTTGTCGCGGGGATTGGCTGGCTGGAGAGCGCTGTCAATCTCACACGATTTCTCGCCCATCACAGCGGCTCGTTCCAAGCCATTATTAACTGCGGCGTAGCGGGAGCCTTTGTCGGGGCCGGTCCAGACCTCCTTGACATCTGCTTGGCAGAAACAGAAGACCTGGCCGATGTCGGGATCTTGCAGAGTGACGGAATCCACCCTTTTGATACCATCCTGGTCCCAACCCATTTCCCCTTAGATCCCACGCTGCTGACCAGAGCCAAAGCCACTCTGCAAAAAAACGGAATCCAACCATGGTCGGGGCCATTCGTTTCAGTAATGGCGGTCAGCGGCACCTTATCCCGGGGAGAAGAGCTGAGGTCACGATTTTGCGCCCTCTGCGAAAACATGGAAGGCGCCGCCGTAGCCAGAACAGCACAGGAATTCCACCTCCCCTGCCTGGAGATCCGCGCCATCAGCAATATGGTGGTGAATCGCGCCCTCAGCGCCTGGCGTCTGGCTGAAGCAAGCCAACGTTGCGCCGAAGCCTTGAGCTGCCTGCTGCCGGAGTTGAATCAATGACAGCTCAGCAGCCATTATCCCTCGGCTTTTCGCCCTGCCCCAACGATACGTTCATCTTCCATGCTTTAGTCTCCGGTCTAATCCCCACGCCAGGATTCCTCATTCAGCCTCCAGTTCTTGCTGACGTAGAAAGCTTGAATCAATGGGCAATGAAAGCAAAACTTGATATAACCAAACTTTCGTTCCACGCACTCGGCCATGTCCTTGATCAATACACCCTGCTCATGGCCGGCGCCGCCCTCGGTCGTGGTTGCGGGCCCTTGTTGATCAGTCGGGACGAGATCGATCCATCAAAACTCACTAAGCAAACCATCGCCGTCCCGGGCCACTTTACCACAGCAGCCATGCTCCTGCGCCTGTGCTACCCCGAATGTCAGACGCTTATTGCCATGCGCTTTGACCAAATCATGCCGGCAGTTGCTGCCGGCGATGTCAGCGCCGGAGTTATTATCCACGAGAGCCGCTTCACCTACCCTCGCTACGGCCTTCGGTTAGTCACCGACCTTGGCTCCTGGTGGGAAAAAACCACCGGGCACCCCATCCCTCTAGGCGGGATTGCAGTTCGCCGCTCATTGGGACATAAACTCATTGCCGCACTCGAAACTGCTATCCGTAACAGCCTTCGCTCTGCCCATGCAAACCCAGCCCAGGCCTCCTTATACATACGAAACCACGCGCAGGAAATTGACGACCAAGTCACTGCCAACCATATCGCACTCTATGTTAACGATTTTTCATTAGATCTTGGACAAGAAGGGATAGCCGCTGTTCGAGATTTTTTAACCAGAGGATTTAACGCCGGAATCTTCCCCCACTCGCCTCGACTCTGACCCAATCTCACCAACAAATAACGTGACGATTTAGTAACTGCTCAGGTTGTCGATTTACGGTTAACAGTTGACGAGGATAGAGTTCTGCCAATAGATGAGTACACACTGACATTGAGTATCATGCGATGATTTATGACTAACCATGATTCTTTTAACCATAAACCGATAACTGATTACCGTTAACCTGTGTAGTAGTTGTGCTAACCTGAGTAGCTACACGATTTATCAATAAAAGGCATCGGTTAACCTCTTGTCAAAGATCATGGCTATGAGAGAAAATGGATTCGAGATATTACAACATAGTTGACATCTTTTGGATTGCGGCTATACTTATCAGACTCACTAGTATCGTTCAAAAAATAAACAGGCCCATCGTCAGTGGACGAAGAGTCTAATAACTTTTAATCATTGCTACTTGGGACAAGATTTATGCAGATAACAGGCGCTCAGGCCTTAATGAAATGCCTGAAGGAACAAAATGTGGACTGTATCTTTGGCTTCCCTGGCGGGGCGGTCATCGATATTTACGACGAGTTGATGAAGCACGAGAAAGAAATCACCCATGTCCTGGTACGGCACGAACAAGCAGCAGTTCATGCCGCTGATGCCTATGCCAGGGTTAAAGGTGATGTCGGCGTAGCCCTCGTCACTTCTGGACCAGGAGCAACCAACACGGTTACCGGCATTGCCTCCGCTTATCTAGACTCAATCCCGATCGTAGTTTTCACCGGACAAGTGCCAACCAGCCTTATTGGCAATGATGCCTTTCAGGAAGTTGACATCGTCGGCATCACCCGTCCATGCACCAAGCACAACTACCTGGTAAAAGATGTCAAGGATCTGGTCCCCACGATTCGCGAGGCATTCCACATTGCCCGCAGCGGCCGCCCAGGCCCAGTACTGGTCGACCTCCCCAAGGACGTAATGGCCAGCAAACTGACATTCCCTGATCCTCAACCGATCCAGCTGCGGACCTATCGACCCACCTACGAGCCCCACCCAGGTCAGATAGAAAAAGCCTGCCGTGAAATTCTCAAGGCCAACAGACCAGTTCTCTACATCGGCGGCGG from Desulfobulbaceae bacterium includes the following:
- a CDS encoding tetratricopeptide repeat protein, with product MTEHSVFSKKHADTMAQDKRAILEELNLPPEAIKFLRENSKTIQIVLAVTIIAILGWEGYGKYTNTQRNRSADMLYQAMRVDNDQRITQLKALSAKYGTRGSGLWGIIEQGHLAFKEGNFQEAASLYESTLASTSAENPLFPLAQFNLAQAYENLQDQAKAKATYQKLAEIKGFAGEAMLGLARIAEIEGTPDEARTKYQSYIDLPETKDGPTKEWAQNKVHTLTKKK
- a CDS encoding pantoate--beta-alanine ligase, which translates into the protein MEIINTVPAMTAWSNQRIKAGASIALIPTMGCLHEGHQALINEAARRADEVVVSIFVNPLQFGPNEDFSRYPRPFDNDCAILSALKTSVLFAPEAQLFYPEGFTTSVAVQGLTDGLCGATRPGHFTGVTTVVAKLFNSVKPTVALFGKKDLQQLAAIKAMVRDLNFDIDIIGHPIVRDADGLALSSRNRYLTITERSSALCLTKAMTSARQWVTQGMTDCCIILDRLRDQITTDPAVTIDYLTIVQESNLAPQTKTDHQSILAMAIKIGSTRLIDNDHLIPEE
- a CDS encoding aspartate 1-decarboxylase; translation: MQRYMLKSKLHRATITEANLNYEGSLTIDRTLMDAVGLIPFEKIKVYNINNGERFDTYVIEGKPGSGHICLNGAAARKGLVGDLIIIVSYALYPEEELVNFRPAIVNLNPDNTIKGLCAC
- the mqnB gene encoding futalosine hydrolase, encoding MFLIVTATEQEMAPITRHLTGRSGWTSFVAGIGWLESAVNLTRFLAHHSGSFQAIINCGVAGAFVGAGPDLLDICLAETEDLADVGILQSDGIHPFDTILVPTHFPLDPTLLTRAKATLQKNGIQPWSGPFVSVMAVSGTLSRGEELRSRFCALCENMEGAAVARTAQEFHLPCLEIRAISNMVVNRALSAWRLAEASQRCAEALSCLLPELNQ
- a CDS encoding 1,4-dihydroxy-6-naphthoate synthase, which produces MTAQQPLSLGFSPCPNDTFIFHALVSGLIPTPGFLIQPPVLADVESLNQWAMKAKLDITKLSFHALGHVLDQYTLLMAGAALGRGCGPLLISRDEIDPSKLTKQTIAVPGHFTTAAMLLRLCYPECQTLIAMRFDQIMPAVAAGDVSAGVIIHESRFTYPRYGLRLVTDLGSWWEKTTGHPIPLGGIAVRRSLGHKLIAALETAIRNSLRSAHANPAQASLYIRNHAQEIDDQVTANHIALYVNDFSLDLGQEGIAAVRDFLTRGFNAGIFPHSPRL